The genomic DNA TATGCAGGATGAACAGGGATGAAACGTTAACGTTAATTCAACAAATGGAACACGCCAGACAACACTTGCATGAGCTTTACGAAGAGTATGGCTTCGGACACGCTTGTGTACTTGAGCAGTCTATGCTTTTGGATGAACTGATTAATCAGTACAACCGTATGTTTCAGACCAAGAAGCAATCTCACTATGTTTTGGGTCAAATCATTGGCAACGACGATGCTATATTCAGTCCATCCCTCCATTCCTTTTATGCAGAACTGTGATTTCTCCCTCATAACGTTTATCATTATTCTATATAATGACTTATTTTAAAATGAAATACATGTTCATGGAATAAAATGTTATTGAATTGGGGGGATACACACTTTGCATAGCGATTGGTACGATTGTCCAAATTCCTATTTAAAAATGACAATAAAAAAACTTATAATGTAAAATAATACACAAAAAAGCAGAAAGTATAGCTGCTAAATGATATTGCTGTACTTTTGGAAAATCTTTATTAGTCATGTAGCAAAATTGGAACTTATACATACTGGGAGTTGATTAATAAAGACCATTCCTGTCTTGGAAAGAGGTGGGCACTTATTATTCATTCCATTTAATTAGAGTGAGTTCAGATTAGTTTAGATAAAACAAAATTTCATGAGAGAGAAGGCTATGAATATGACAAGTATTAAAAAAGCTTCATTATTATCTGTTTTGTCTTTAGCTGTTGCCATTCCATTAACTGCTTCTGCCGCAGCTACGACCGATCTTGCACCAGCTATAACAGACACAGTACAAGTGACTCAGTCTGCAAATGAATCAACAGCTGTGAATACGCCAAAAACGGGAGATCATGTTATTACTCCTCAGGAAACTAAATCGGTGGTCAATAGAACTCTTCGTAATACAGAGCTTACAGAGGATTTTGAAATTCCCTCAAGATATGGATATGTTAAAGTATGGATACGTAATGACGTCAGCCAACCAATTAAGTTTTCCGTAAATCAAGGTTCACCATCAGGTACGCAGAAGCTTTCTGGAACTGTAAAACCTGGCCAGATTTATAGTGAAGTTAGCTCGAATGCTTGGTCTACCGGTAAGTTTTATGTGAGCCTTACCTCAGGTAATGCTTACATGTCTGGTGAACTCGCAGTTCGTATAGGTACTTCACGGGGAGAATTGTAATTATCTCATAGTTGTATTGAAGATGGATCAGGCCGGCCAATGTGTCGGCCTTTTTCATTAGAGAGGGGCTACCCTCTACACAGTGTCCTTTTTTAGTGTTATAGCATCTTTTTTTCTATGAGCCAACCTCCTGCGTGCCTTTGGAAGTTCGCTTGGAGGAAAGCGGCTGGAGCCGAAACGGCCAGGTCAAGCGCTGTTTGCCTTTCGAGCCGACAATCCAGTGGCCTCCCGGCAGATGGGCGAACAGCCAGCTAATGCCGAGAGAAACACTTGCCACGACGACAAACGTAAGCAGCGTCGCCGTAAAATGATGATCGCCCAGTGAAAGCGGGCGGGTAAAGTAGGATATGAAGGACAGCACTAGCGCATGGGCCAGATACCCGCCGAAGGAATAACGTCCGATCCAGTTCAGCATGCGGCGGAACGGCTCGGAGCGCTGGTCTTTTTGCAAATGGAGCAGCAGTCCATATAACAAAAGCAACTGTGAGACAATCAGCACAAAGGTACTTGGCTTGAGATAGGTGGAAATGTTCAGATTAATCGTATCGCCTGACAGGATCAGCATCGTGTGACCCATGAGCATGAACAGACCAATAAAGACAAATACATTCCACGGCAACGTCTGCTTAGCCAGTCCCCGCCACGTGTCCGTCATATAGGCACATACGGCGCCCAACATAAAATAGAAAAAATACATAATAAAGTTATAGGTGCGGTAATCTAACAAGGCCTGCCAAAAGGACGGCAAATGGGTGCTCCATGCAGACATGTCATAGTAGGACCATTGCAAGAGCAGAGCATAGGCCGCCGCTGCTATCAGCATTACAATCAGAACGAGGTGTTTGCGTTTTTTGGTGCTGTAGCGACGGAGGAACGTTTGTACCTGCCCGGCTGCTTTTGCAAATAAGGGAAACAAAATATAAAACTGAAAAATCATCACTACAAACCATAGATGATATCCGCTGACAGGTATAATCATTTCCTCCAACATGCCCTTGTAAAAATAAATATTTCCCCACTGCGCCGTAGACCAGTTCTGAGTAGATAGCCAATACACAACCGTCCAGCAGAGAAAAGGAACATAAATATCCCGAAACCGCCTGCCAATGTAACGGGAATAGCTAATCGATTTGTTACCGTTATAAAAAAGCAGCGCCGCAGACAGGAAAACGAACGTCGGTGTGCCAAAGCGAGTCAAATGATACAGCATTGCGAGCATAACGGAATCCGGCTGCTGGATATCGCTGCGGTAAATATATTCACCAATGCAATGCTGAAGCACGACAGCGAGGTAGGCAAGACCCCGCAGTTCTGTCCACTCCGCGATACGCGGCTTGCTCATCCATATCACTCCTTTTACAAAAGAAATCGTATACCTTCTCCATAACACAATTTAGGTATTGTAACGCAGGAACATTAGTGCAGGATTAACGCTACCTGAAAGTAAGAGGAGTGGAAGTAGTTCCAATTTGATATGATTGCGTTTACAATCTAAGTAAATTCACAACTTTGGGATAGGCCCAGAAAGGGGGGAGGAAGGGTGAAAAAAACGCTGCTGGTATATATTCTGCTGATTGCGGCTTTTGCGCTCTATGTGTTCAGGTACGAACAATCCGGGCCATTGAAGGGCACTTGGGAGGAAAAAGGACTGCGCGGCAGCATCGGAGAAACGTATATCATGATTACGTTCCAGTCCGGTTTGGAGTATTGGAAAAGCGGGCTAAAGGGCTTTGAGGATGCTGGGGATGCGTTGGGTGTGACCGTCGAGTATCGGGGGGCTACCCGTTATGATGCGCAGGAGCAGACGACCGTGATCGAGCAGGCGATTGCCCGGAAGCCCGCAGGGATTGCGATTTCCGCGATTGATCCACACTCGCTGATCCCGGCGATCAACAAGGCACTGGACGCGGGCATTCCTGTGGTGCTGTTTGATGCAGGGGCGCCGGGCAGCCGGGCTTATTCTTTTTTGGGAACGGACAATTACAAGGCGGGCGTGACCGCTGCGGACAAAATGGCAGAGCTGCTGGGACGGGAAGGCGAAGTCGCTGTTCTGACGTTACCCGGTCAGCAAAATCACGAGGAGCGTTCCCGTGGCTTTCGTGACACCATTCAGCGGCAGTATCCTGCTATGAAGGTGGTGGAAGTGGCAGATGGACGCGGAGATGCGATGATATCCCGGAATGAGTCGCTACGGCTGATGAAGGCGTATCCGAAGCTGGCGGGGATTTTTGTGACCGAGGCGACGGGAGGAACAGGTGTCGGTGAGGCGGTATTGAGCCAAAAGAGCCGTCGTCCGCTGAAAATCATTTCTTTTGATACGAATAAAGCGACTCTGGATATGATCCGTGGAGGGACGATCTCGGCAACCATTGCTCAGGGAACGTGGAATATGGGCTATTGGTCGCTTCAATACCTGTTCCATCTGCACCATCATTTGACGATTCCTGCTCCTTCCTCCTCCGGTGACAACGCCCCGCTGCCCGTACGGGTGGACACAGGAATATCCGTCGTCACACGGGCGAATGTAGATGATTATTATGCGAAATGATGATCAACGGAGATGGAAGCGTATACGCGCATGGTCGGATCAAAGGATGCAGCGTTTGCGCTTGCGCAATATGCCTTTGCGGTATCAGCTTATGCTGTTATTCCTGTTCTTTGGCATCGTACCGTCACTGGGATTGGGCCTGCTGGTCAACTGGACGGTGGAACGGATTATTGAGCGGCAGGTGGAAGACCATACGATGCAGCTCATTGGCAAGGTAAATGAGGCATTGGATACCAAAATGGAAAATTTGCAGAACATGACGTATTTGATTGGCTTTAACCCGGATATCGGGGAGTTCTGGCAAGGACGGACGCTCGCTGACGGTCATACGGGTACAGGAGCGCAGTCGGTTGCGCAGGAGAAACAACAGGAGGAACGGGCACAGGATACGCTGTATGGGATGAAGCAATTTTTACAGGGCTTTACCACGTTATATCCCGAGATTGCAGGTATTCTGATCGTGAACGAACACGGTGACTATATTAGTAACGAAATGTATGCTCGAAGCACGCGCAGCCTGACTCAAGAAGACTGGTATAAACAGGCGGCGCAGCATGCAGGTATTTTTACCGTACTGGGACAGCCGAGCCATCGTAATGTGACGACTCATGTTCAGTACAAGGATAGTGAAATGGTGTCTGTCGTCCGGTCGGTGACGGATTCGGAGACTGGACGTGTGCTGGGCGTGATTATGATTGATCTCAAGCTACGGGCCGTGTCGCAGGCTGCCAGAGATGTAACCCTGGGCAAAACCGGGTATTTAATGGTGGCAGATGCCAAGGGACGCAGCGTGTATATGCCCGATATGCCGCTGATCAAGCGTATTCCCCCGGAATGGTTTGGTGCAGGTGACAACGGGATATTTACTCGTGAAGCTGGAGGAAGGGAATTGTTGTTCATGTTCCGGGCTTCCGAGTTTACGGGCTGGAGAACGGTGGGGGTATTCCCGGCGCAGGAATCAACACTGGAGGTACGACAAATTCAATTCTACGTCGTCTCCTTTGTCTTCATTGTATGTCTGTTCGGACTGACGGCATCTTTAAGGTTGTCGCGTTCGATTGCGCAGCCGATTTTCCGGCTGATGTCCTATATGCGGACAGCAGAAACGGGGGATCTTACGGTTCGCCAATGGAGTGAGCGTGGGGATGAAATCGGGATGCTCGGCAGGAGCTTCAACCGGATGCTGGAGCAAATTCGCCGTTTGATGTCGCTTAGCGAGCTAAGGGAGCGGCAGAAGCGGGATGCCGAGCTACGCAGCCTTCAGGAGCATATCAAGCCTCACTTTTTATACAATACTTTGGACACGATTCATTGGATGGCTCGTAAAAACGGGGCAGATGATGTGTCCGACATGGTAGGGGCGCTATCCAGATTGTTTCGCCTCGGGCTGAGTAAGGGGGATGACTTTATTTCGCTACGCAGCGAAATTGAGCATATATCGAGCTATATGCAAATTCAGCAAACCCGGTATCGGGACAGACTTCGCTGGGAATTAAGCGTACCCGAGGAATTAGGGGAGCTGCTCGTGTTAAAGCTCATGCTTCAACCTGTGGTGGAAAACGCTATTTACCACGGCATTAAGGCTAGACGCGGACCCGGCACGATTGGTGTCGAGGCGCGGATTGAGGGAGATAAGCTGCTACTGACGGTACGTGATAATGGTGCAGGGATGACGGTGGAACGGTTGCGGGAGCTGCGGCATTTGCTGGAAGCACCGCTGTACTCGATGGAAGGACAACAGAAGCCAAGTGGAGCCAGTGTGAATGCGAACGGCAGGAGCTATGGCATGCTGAATGTACAGGCGCGTATACGTCTATCTTTTGGTGAGGAATATGGAATTGTATTGGACAGTGAAGAAGGGGCAGGTACCTGCGTTACGATCATTCATCCGTTGCTGCGGGATATAGCACAATTGAAGAAGCCTCATGATAAAGGAGCGGATCAGGATGACGAAATCACACACCACCGGCACCTCGACAACGACGAGTCTGACGGACAAGAACATAACGGAAGTGACGACGATGACGGCAAAACGTTATCAGGTGCTGATCGCAGATGATGAGCCGATCATTCGTGAGGGCATACGAGATTGCGTAGACTGGACGGCTCTCGGCATGGAGGTTGCGGGTGAGGCGGAGGATGGCGAAGAAGCGCTGGAGCTGGCGGTACAGCTTGGCATCGACATCTTGCTGGTCGATATGAATATGCCGTTCATGGACGGCATTGAGCTGATCCGACGACTGCGGGAAGAACGCCCGGAATGTCGGTGTCTGATCATTTCCGGTCATGATGAATTTGCGTATGCGCAGGAGGCCGTCCGACTTGGCGTGGAGGATTATATATTGAAGCCGGTCGATGCGGAGCAGCTTCACGCTGCGTTGTCGCGGCTCGGTGGGCGGCTGGATGAAGAGCGTAAGCGTGCCGCCTATGTAGAACAGGCCGCCGGGCAGATTGAGCGGAATATTCCGCTGCTGCGCCAGCGCTTTTGTCTGGAATGGCTGGAAGGGCAGAACACGGGAAAGGACGTGATGGAGCAACTGGCGTTTTTACGTCTTCCATCCCGTTCACCCGTTCAGATCGGCGTAGTGCGGTGGCCTGCGGCAGAGGCACGACAGACAATTATGCGCGAGAATGATCGCCAACTGTTTCTTTTTGCCGCTGAAAATATCATTGGCGAGCTGCTGGAGGGCCTGCCGCATGTGTTGTTCCGCGATGCAAACGGGCTGATCGGCATGTGCTTGTGGCAGGAGGCACCCGAAGCCATCGGCGCAACGATGGAGCAGGCTATCGGACGTTACCTGAACATAGCGGTTCATACACATGTGGAGCGAAATGCCCAGGGGCTGGAAGGTGCGGTTGATGCGTTTCAAGTGTGCCGTGATCGTGTGTACGGCGAATCGCAGCTGTCTCCACTCGTACGCCGGGCACGGCAGCTTATTCAGGAAGGCTTCGCAGACCGGGAGATGACACTGGAATCTCTCGCCTCGCGTTTACAGGTATCCGCCGTATATCTCAGCCGTGTGCTCAAAAAAGAGCTAAACGATAGCTTCGTGACCCTCGTCACACGCGCTCGTATCCGCAAGGCGGTGCAACTGCTGGATTCTACGACGTTGTCTATCTATGATATAGCAGAACGTACGGGATACGACAGTCAGCACTATTTTAGCACCGCTTTTAAAAAGACCATGGGTGTTTCCCCTGTTCAGTATCGCAAAGGCGGTGGAATGGCTGTGATCGCGTCGGATCAGGAGTGAGCTGAAAAATGTGTGTGTAATCACACCTATGCGCTTAGGGGTCTGTTACGCTGTGGATAACGAACAAATACCTATCCATATTTGGAGGAAAACGATATGTTTTGTTATCAGTGTGAACAGACGCCGAGTGGCGGGTGTACCGTAGTTGGGGTGTGCGGCAAGAATGAAACGATAGCGAGCTTGCAGGATACGATGATTTTTGCGTTAAAAGGCATTGCGGCCTATGCGACACATGCTCGACAGTTGGGCTATAGCGATCCAGAGGTGGATCGTATCACGCACGAAGCGTTATATATGACCTTAACCAATTCCAATTTCAATGTACAAGAGCATTTGGAGATGGCGATGAAGGTCGGAAATGCAGCCGTACGGATCATGGATGTGCTGGATCATGCGCATACGGATCGTTTTGGCATACCGCAGCCGATTACCGTCAGCCAGAATAAAATTGAAGGACAATGTATCGTCGTGACCGGACATAATCTGTATGCACTGGAGGAATTGCTGCGGCAAACGGAGGGTAAGGGCATTAATATCTATACCCACTCGGAAATGCTGCCTGCCCACGGTTATCCGGCGTTGAAGAAATATGCACATCTAAAAGGGAATATCGGCAAAGCCTGGTACGATCAGCGCAGGCTGTTCGAGGAATTTCCAGGCGCGATTCTCGCCACGACGAACTGTGTGATGCCGATTAAAGGCACATATGCAGACCGCTTCTTCTCTTATGAAGTAGCCGGGCTAGAGGGCGTCGCCAAGATTATGGACGATGACTTTGCACCGTTGATCGAGCGCGCGTTGGCGCTGCCAGCCGCAGATGTAGAATCTGAGCAGGTGCTTACGACGGGATATCATCACGAGACGGTCATCGGACTCGCTCCCGAGATTATTCAGGCGGTGAAAGACGGACATATCCGTCGTTTCTTCGTCATTGCAGGCTGCGACGCACCAGGTAAAGGCGGTAACTATTACCGCGAGCTGGCTACTTCCTTGCCGAACGATACGGTTATTTTAACCACGTCCTGTGGGAAATTCCGCTTTAATGACGTGG from Paenibacillus sp. FSL R10-2782 includes the following:
- a CDS encoding aspartyl-phosphate phosphatase Spo0E family protein encodes the protein MNRDETLTLIQQMEHARQHLHELYEEYGFGHACVLEQSMLLDELINQYNRMFQTKKQSHYVLGQIIGNDDAIFSPSLHSFYAEL
- a CDS encoding acyltransferase, which gives rise to MSKPRIAEWTELRGLAYLAVVLQHCIGEYIYRSDIQQPDSVMLAMLYHLTRFGTPTFVFLSAALLFYNGNKSISYSRYIGRRFRDIYVPFLCWTVVYWLSTQNWSTAQWGNIYFYKGMLEEMIIPVSGYHLWFVVMIFQFYILFPLFAKAAGQVQTFLRRYSTKKRKHLVLIVMLIAAAAYALLLQWSYYDMSAWSTHLPSFWQALLDYRTYNFIMYFFYFMLGAVCAYMTDTWRGLAKQTLPWNVFVFIGLFMLMGHTMLILSGDTINLNISTYLKPSTFVLIVSQLLLLYGLLLHLQKDQRSEPFRRMLNWIGRYSFGGYLAHALVLSFISYFTRPLSLGDHHFTATLLTFVVVASVSLGISWLFAHLPGGHWIVGSKGKQRLTWPFRLQPLSSKRTSKGTQEVGS
- a CDS encoding substrate-binding domain-containing protein; its protein translation is MKKTLLVYILLIAAFALYVFRYEQSGPLKGTWEEKGLRGSIGETYIMITFQSGLEYWKSGLKGFEDAGDALGVTVEYRGATRYDAQEQTTVIEQAIARKPAGIAISAIDPHSLIPAINKALDAGIPVVLFDAGAPGSRAYSFLGTDNYKAGVTAADKMAELLGREGEVAVLTLPGQQNHEERSRGFRDTIQRQYPAMKVVEVADGRGDAMISRNESLRLMKAYPKLAGIFVTEATGGTGVGEAVLSQKSRRPLKIISFDTNKATLDMIRGGTISATIAQGTWNMGYWSLQYLFHLHHHLTIPAPSSSGDNAPLPVRVDTGISVVTRANVDDYYAK
- a CDS encoding sensor histidine kinase, with the translated sequence MIIMRNDDQRRWKRIRAWSDQRMQRLRLRNMPLRYQLMLLFLFFGIVPSLGLGLLVNWTVERIIERQVEDHTMQLIGKVNEALDTKMENLQNMTYLIGFNPDIGEFWQGRTLADGHTGTGAQSVAQEKQQEERAQDTLYGMKQFLQGFTTLYPEIAGILIVNEHGDYISNEMYARSTRSLTQEDWYKQAAQHAGIFTVLGQPSHRNVTTHVQYKDSEMVSVVRSVTDSETGRVLGVIMIDLKLRAVSQAARDVTLGKTGYLMVADAKGRSVYMPDMPLIKRIPPEWFGAGDNGIFTREAGGRELLFMFRASEFTGWRTVGVFPAQESTLEVRQIQFYVVSFVFIVCLFGLTASLRLSRSIAQPIFRLMSYMRTAETGDLTVRQWSERGDEIGMLGRSFNRMLEQIRRLMSLSELRERQKRDAELRSLQEHIKPHFLYNTLDTIHWMARKNGADDVSDMVGALSRLFRLGLSKGDDFISLRSEIEHISSYMQIQQTRYRDRLRWELSVPEELGELLVLKLMLQPVVENAIYHGIKARRGPGTIGVEARIEGDKLLLTVRDNGAGMTVERLRELRHLLEAPLYSMEGQQKPSGASVNANGRSYGMLNVQARIRLSFGEEYGIVLDSEEGAGTCVTIIHPLLRDIAQLKKPHDKGADQDDEITHHRHLDNDESDGQEHNGSDDDDGKTLSGADRR
- a CDS encoding response regulator, translated to MTKSHTTGTSTTTSLTDKNITEVTTMTAKRYQVLIADDEPIIREGIRDCVDWTALGMEVAGEAEDGEEALELAVQLGIDILLVDMNMPFMDGIELIRRLREERPECRCLIISGHDEFAYAQEAVRLGVEDYILKPVDAEQLHAALSRLGGRLDEERKRAAYVEQAAGQIERNIPLLRQRFCLEWLEGQNTGKDVMEQLAFLRLPSRSPVQIGVVRWPAAEARQTIMRENDRQLFLFAAENIIGELLEGLPHVLFRDANGLIGMCLWQEAPEAIGATMEQAIGRYLNIAVHTHVERNAQGLEGAVDAFQVCRDRVYGESQLSPLVRRARQLIQEGFADREMTLESLASRLQVSAVYLSRVLKKELNDSFVTLVTRARIRKAVQLLDSTTLSIYDIAERTGYDSQHYFSTAFKKTMGVSPVQYRKGGGMAVIASDQE
- the hcp gene encoding hydroxylamine reductase, yielding MFCYQCEQTPSGGCTVVGVCGKNETIASLQDTMIFALKGIAAYATHARQLGYSDPEVDRITHEALYMTLTNSNFNVQEHLEMAMKVGNAAVRIMDVLDHAHTDRFGIPQPITVSQNKIEGQCIVVTGHNLYALEELLRQTEGKGINIYTHSEMLPAHGYPALKKYAHLKGNIGKAWYDQRRLFEEFPGAILATTNCVMPIKGTYADRFFSYEVAGLEGVAKIMDDDFAPLIERALALPAADVESEQVLTTGYHHETVIGLAPEIIQAVKDGHIRRFFVIAGCDAPGKGGNYYRELATSLPNDTVILTTSCGKFRFNDVDYGTVGDTGIPRYIDLGQCNNSGSTVKIALALADAFGCTVNELPVSIVLSWFEQKAVAILLGLFSLGIQDIRIGPKPPEFISSGVLDVLVELFGLKLITTAEEDMKAMLALS